A genomic stretch from Flavobacterium nitratireducens includes:
- a CDS encoding glycoside hydrolase family 31 protein — MITNTELEYKGDLYPSKIVSYTHDVDSIFFYTDNSVILKLTVLRDSLIRFRFTTKGYFSNDFSYAIDKSHSHGYNHLEVTEEESYFQITTNKIICKIQKIDLRASIFDLKGNVILEDELGFHWEESYEFGGNIVKMSKTSKDGECFYGLGDKATQLNLKGKRVENFATDQYAFQKDQEPLYKVVPFYIGLHHKHAYGIFFDNTFRTYFDFCHERRNVTSFWAHGGEMNYYFFYGPNMQDVVTSYTDLTGKPELPPLWALGYHQCKWSYYPESNVKEVTAKFRELQIPCDAIYLDIDYMEGFRCFTWNKEYFPDPKRMVTELAQDGFKTIVIIDPGIKIDKDYWVYKEALAKDYFCKRADGPYMKGKVWPGECNFPDFTNPEVREWWAGLFKELVSEIGVKGVWNDMNEPAVMEVPNKTFPNDVRHDYDGNPCSHRKAHNIYGTQMARATYHGVKRFAYPKRPFIITRSAYSGAQRYTSSWTGDNVASWEHLWIANIQVQRMSISGMGFTGSDIGGFAEQPTGELYARWIQLGVFHPFCRTHSSGDHGNQEPWAFDEEVIDITRKFVNLRYQLLPYLYTMFWQYIEEGTPMLKPLVYFDQEDIQTHYRNDEFIFGNQILVCPILEPNAQGRRMYFPRGEWYNYWTNTLVKGGKETWVDTKFDEIPVFVKSGAIIPKYPVQQYVGELEFDELTLDIYYKAGKEKSVVYEDAQDGYDYKKGRFSFLSFQMTGKENEVNIQLHKEGKYDTKYTKFKINFIGLPFEIKTVEIDNEIIAFDAKSFKENQYMIIPKDFNVLHISA; from the coding sequence ATGATTACAAATACCGAATTAGAATACAAAGGAGATTTATATCCTTCAAAAATAGTTTCTTACACGCATGATGTAGATTCCATATTTTTTTATACTGACAACAGTGTCATTTTAAAACTTACTGTTTTAAGAGATAGTTTGATTCGTTTTCGTTTTACAACTAAAGGATATTTTAGTAATGATTTCTCTTACGCAATAGATAAAAGTCATTCTCATGGGTATAACCATTTGGAGGTGACTGAGGAAGAAAGCTATTTCCAAATTACAACTAATAAAATCATCTGTAAAATTCAAAAAATAGATTTAAGAGCTTCTATTTTCGATCTAAAAGGCAATGTTATTTTAGAAGATGAACTTGGTTTTCATTGGGAGGAATCCTATGAATTTGGTGGAAATATTGTTAAAATGAGTAAAACTTCCAAAGATGGAGAGTGTTTTTACGGTTTAGGTGATAAAGCCACACAATTAAATTTAAAAGGAAAACGGGTTGAGAATTTTGCAACAGACCAATATGCTTTCCAAAAAGATCAAGAACCTTTATATAAAGTGGTTCCGTTTTATATTGGTTTACATCATAAACATGCCTATGGAATTTTCTTCGATAATACTTTCAGAACCTATTTTGATTTTTGTCATGAAAGAAGAAATGTAACTAGTTTTTGGGCACATGGAGGAGAAATGAACTATTATTTCTTTTATGGACCAAATATGCAAGACGTTGTAACCTCTTATACCGATTTAACTGGTAAGCCTGAATTGCCACCTCTTTGGGCACTTGGTTACCATCAATGTAAATGGAGTTACTATCCTGAAAGTAATGTAAAAGAAGTTACAGCTAAGTTTAGAGAATTACAAATTCCATGTGATGCGATCTATTTAGATATTGACTATATGGAGGGTTTTAGATGTTTTACTTGGAATAAAGAATATTTCCCTGATCCTAAGCGAATGGTGACCGAATTAGCTCAAGATGGCTTTAAAACGATTGTAATTATTGATCCAGGAATCAAAATTGATAAAGATTATTGGGTTTACAAAGAAGCTTTAGCCAAAGATTATTTTTGCAAAAGAGCTGATGGTCCTTATATGAAGGGTAAAGTATGGCCAGGAGAATGTAATTTTCCGGATTTTACGAATCCTGAAGTAAGAGAGTGGTGGGCTGGATTATTCAAAGAACTAGTTTCAGAAATTGGTGTGAAAGGAGTATGGAATGATATGAACGAACCGGCTGTTATGGAAGTTCCTAATAAAACATTTCCAAATGATGTTCGCCATGATTATGACGGAAATCCTTGTAGTCATAGAAAAGCACATAATATCTATGGAACTCAAATGGCGAGAGCTACTTACCATGGTGTAAAACGTTTTGCATATCCAAAACGCCCTTTTATTATTACAAGATCGGCCTATTCTGGAGCACAACGTTATACCTCGTCATGGACAGGTGACAACGTTGCAAGTTGGGAACATTTATGGATTGCAAACATTCAAGTACAAAGAATGTCAATTTCAGGAATGGGATTCACGGGATCGGACATTGGAGGTTTTGCTGAGCAACCTACAGGTGAATTGTATGCTAGATGGATACAATTAGGGGTTTTTCATCCTTTTTGTAGAACACACTCATCAGGAGATCACGGAAATCAAGAACCATGGGCTTTTGATGAGGAAGTTATTGATATTACTAGAAAGTTTGTCAATCTTCGTTATCAATTATTACCTTATTTATACACCATGTTTTGGCAATATATTGAAGAAGGAACTCCAATGTTAAAACCATTAGTATATTTTGATCAAGAGGATATTCAAACACATTATAGAAATGATGAGTTTATTTTTGGAAATCAAATTTTGGTTTGTCCAATTCTTGAACCAAATGCGCAAGGGCGTAGAATGTACTTTCCAAGAGGGGAATGGTATAATTACTGGACAAATACCTTGGTTAAAGGTGGGAAAGAAACGTGGGTTGATACAAAATTTGATGAGATTCCTGTTTTTGTAAAATCGGGAGCAATTATTCCAAAATATCCTGTTCAGCAATATGTGGGTGAGTTAGAATTTGATGAATTGACACTAGATATTTATTATAAAGCTGGAAAAGAAAAATCAGTTGTTTATGAGGATGCTCAAGACGGTTACGATTACAAGAAAGGAAGGTTTAGCTTTTTGTCTTTTCAAATGACAGGTAAAGAGAATGAAGTAAATATCCAATTGCACAAAGAAGGAAAGTATGACACAAAATATACTAAATTTAAAATCAACTTTATAGGATTGCCTTTCGAAATTAAAACGGTTGAAATTGATAATGAAATTATAGCATTTGATGCCAAAAGCTTTAAAGAAAATCAATATATGATTATTCCAAAAGATTTTAATGTTTTACACATTTCAGCATAA
- a CDS encoding glucose-1-phosphate adenylyltransferase, whose product MKAKRKNVIAIILGGGQGSRLYPLTETRSKPAVPVGGKYRLVDIPISNCMNSDIYRMFVLTQFNSASLNAHIKNTYVFSAFSQAFVDILAAEQTPDNPTWFQGTADAVRQCMPHFLNHDFDYALILSGDQLYQMDFNDMIEEHIKNQADITIATLPVNAKDAPEFGILKTNSDSCIESFIEKPDKELLPDWTSNVSDQMKAEGKNYLASMGIYIFNKQLLVDLMANPNTKDFGKEIIPQAVGEQKILSYQYEGYWTDIGNIDSFFEANIGLTEDVPKFNLFDNDNKIFTRPRLLPPSKFKNAMVDKSLISEGCIINAKEIVHSVIGIRSRVGKDTVIRNTYVMGNDYYQSIEDMQEDTKKNKILVGIGEGCYINNALVDKNCRIGNNVYINGGSHLENTTNELYAVKEGIVVIKKGVTLPDNFKIG is encoded by the coding sequence ATGAAGGCTAAAAGAAAAAACGTTATTGCTATTATCTTAGGTGGAGGGCAAGGATCTAGATTATATCCATTAACAGAGACTAGATCTAAGCCAGCGGTACCCGTAGGAGGGAAATATAGATTGGTAGATATTCCTATATCAAATTGTATGAATTCAGACATTTATAGAATGTTTGTTTTAACACAATTTAATTCGGCTTCACTTAATGCACATATCAAAAACACATATGTATTTAGCGCTTTTAGTCAAGCTTTTGTTGATATTTTAGCTGCCGAACAAACTCCGGATAACCCTACTTGGTTTCAAGGAACCGCTGATGCAGTAAGACAATGTATGCCTCATTTTTTAAATCACGATTTTGATTATGCTTTAATTCTATCAGGAGATCAGTTATATCAAATGGATTTTAATGATATGATCGAAGAACATATTAAAAACCAAGCCGATATAACCATTGCAACTTTACCGGTTAATGCTAAAGATGCTCCTGAATTTGGTATTTTAAAAACGAATAGTGATAGTTGTATTGAATCTTTTATTGAAAAACCAGACAAAGAATTATTACCTGATTGGACGTCTAATGTGAGTGACCAAATGAAAGCTGAGGGTAAAAATTACTTAGCGTCTATGGGTATATATATATTTAATAAACAACTTTTAGTGGATTTAATGGCGAATCCTAATACAAAAGATTTTGGTAAAGAAATTATACCTCAAGCAGTTGGTGAGCAAAAAATTCTTAGTTATCAATATGAAGGATATTGGACAGATATCGGAAATATTGATTCATTCTTTGAAGCTAATATTGGTTTAACTGAAGATGTTCCTAAATTCAATTTATTTGATAACGATAATAAAATTTTCACCAGACCTCGTTTATTGCCACCTTCAAAATTTAAAAATGCTATGGTAGATAAATCTTTGATTTCTGAAGGCTGTATAATAAATGCTAAAGAGATTGTACATTCAGTCATTGGAATTCGTTCTCGTGTAGGTAAGGATACTGTAATTAGAAATACCTATGTAATGGGTAATGATTATTATCAAAGTATCGAAGACATGCAAGAAGATACAAAAAAGAATAAAATATTAGTAGGTATTGGCGAAGGTTGTTACATTAATAATGCTTTAGTAGACAAAAACTGTAGAATAGGAAATAATGTATATATTAATGGAGGAAGTCATTTAGAAAATACTACAAACGAATTGTATGCTGTTAAAGAAGGAATTGTAGTGATTAAGAAAGGTGTGACTTTGCCTGACAATTTTAAAATTGGATAA
- a CDS encoding MFS transporter yields MIHLQKGDKKLLNAWAFYDWANSVYTLTISSAVFPIFYDALFIDKGRYISFLGFNVKNSALISFVTATAFIIVSFLSPLLSGIADYVGNKKLFMKFFCYMGALSCVGLYWFDLDHIYISLMFYLLGLVGFWGSLVFYNSYLPDIAFEEQQDAISAKGYSLGYLGSVLLLIVNLAMVMKPELFNITDANGQFSAMKAMRYSFVMVGVWWIVFSQYTYYFLPKGSKNTQQKITKAVVFNGFKELKKVWFLLEENERLKSYLKSFFVYSMAVQTVMLVATYFGSQEIEWETKDQGTIGLIVCILLIQVLAILGAYTTSIASEKYGNVKTLIFINSIWFFLCIGAYFITLPIHFYTMAALVGLVMGGIQSLSRSTYSKFLPQTNDTASFFSFYDVAEKIGIVIGMLVYGIIDQITGSPRLAIVFLAAFFMIGVLLLRNVLKKK; encoded by the coding sequence ATGATTCATTTACAAAAAGGAGATAAGAAGTTATTGAATGCTTGGGCATTTTATGATTGGGCAAATTCAGTTTACACTTTAACAATTAGTTCGGCAGTATTTCCAATTTTTTATGATGCTTTATTTATAGATAAAGGGCGTTACATTAGTTTTTTAGGTTTCAATGTTAAAAATTCAGCATTAATAAGTTTTGTTACAGCTACAGCATTTATAATTGTTTCTTTTTTATCACCGTTATTATCTGGTATCGCTGATTATGTAGGTAATAAAAAACTGTTTATGAAATTTTTTTGCTACATGGGAGCGCTTTCTTGTGTGGGTTTGTATTGGTTTGACTTAGACCATATTTATATAAGTTTAATGTTTTATTTATTAGGGCTAGTAGGCTTTTGGGGGAGTTTGGTTTTTTATAATTCCTATTTGCCTGATATTGCATTCGAGGAGCAGCAAGATGCCATAAGTGCAAAAGGCTATTCTTTAGGATATTTAGGTAGTGTTTTATTATTAATTGTCAATTTGGCAATGGTGATGAAACCTGAATTATTTAACATTACAGATGCAAATGGTCAGTTTTCAGCAATGAAAGCCATGCGATATTCTTTTGTTATGGTTGGCGTTTGGTGGATTGTATTTAGTCAATATACTTATTATTTTTTACCAAAAGGAAGTAAAAATACTCAGCAAAAAATTACTAAAGCGGTTGTTTTTAACGGTTTTAAAGAATTGAAAAAAGTGTGGTTTTTATTAGAAGAAAATGAACGCTTAAAATCCTATTTAAAAAGTTTTTTTGTTTACAGTATGGCAGTACAAACGGTAATGTTAGTAGCTACGTATTTTGGTTCACAAGAAATAGAATGGGAAACAAAAGATCAAGGTACTATAGGTTTGATAGTTTGTATTTTACTAATTCAAGTTTTAGCCATTTTAGGTGCATATACTACTTCTATAGCTTCTGAGAAATATGGAAATGTTAAAACATTAATTTTTATTAATAGCATTTGGTTTTTCTTGTGTATTGGGGCTTATTTTATCACATTGCCAATTCATTTTTATACAATGGCAGCATTGGTTGGTTTAGTTATGGGAGGAATTCAGTCTTTATCTCGTTCCACTTATTCAAAATTTTTACCGCAAACTAATGATACTGCTTCTTTTTTTAGTTTTTATGATGTAGCTGAAAAAATAGGGATTGTTATAGGTATGTTAGTCTATGGAATAATCGATCAAATAACCGGAAGTCCACGTTTAGCTATTGTATTTTTAGCAGCTTTTTTCATGATAGGAGTTCTTTTGTTAAGAAATGTACTGAAAAAAAAGTAA
- a CDS encoding DUF6252 family protein, with the protein MRILNLKSPFLVLFLVSLFCSCVYEPIDGTVESNAAFKVDFNGKTWIAQETSVVISGNYSDEWIAISAQDANMNTISVNVKNNLAPGEYTISSNRLTDKVKASYEDENDEYIAISGTVKIISNANDRIKGTFSFATNGASPFQITEGSFDVSY; encoded by the coding sequence ATGAGAATCTTAAATTTAAAATCCCCTTTTTTAGTTCTTTTTTTAGTAAGTCTCTTTTGTTCTTGTGTCTATGAGCCTATTGATGGTACCGTAGAATCTAATGCTGCATTTAAAGTTGATTTTAATGGTAAAACATGGATTGCACAAGAGACTTCTGTTGTTATTTCGGGTAATTATAGTGATGAATGGATTGCTATAAGTGCACAAGATGCCAATATGAATACAATATCAGTAAACGTTAAAAACAATTTAGCTCCTGGAGAATATACTATAAGCAGTAATAGACTGACCGACAAGGTAAAGGCCTCTTATGAAGATGAAAATGATGAATACATCGCTATTTCAGGTACTGTCAAAATTATTTCAAATGCCAATGATAGGATTAAAGGAACTTTTTCATTTGCAACGAATGGAGCTTCACCTTTTCAAATAACTGAAGGTAGCTTTGATGTAAGTTATTAA
- the lon gene encoding endopeptidase La, whose protein sequence is MSKHKILTVDNLSQHEFDSEAELIPLMTPEDEEEMNKEMLPFSLPILPLRNMVLFPGVVIPITAGRDKSIKLIDDANAESKIIGVVAQKNEDIEDPTKDDINAIGTVARILRVLKMPDGTTTVILQGKKRFEIDAITSEDPYLSATIKDFAEERPDSEDSEFIAILDSIKELAIQIIKVSPNIPSEATFAIKNIESQSFLINFVTSNMNLSVKEKQDLLAINNLKDRALETLKYMNIELQKMELKNDIQSKVRFDLDQQQREYFLHQQMKTIQEELGGSTQEEEMDEMLAKSKEKNWDEKTQKIFEKELTKMRRMNPQAPDYSIQRNYLELLLDLPWNEFSKDNFDLKNAQKILDRDHFGLEEVKKRMIEHLAVLKLRNDMKSPIICLTGPPGVGKTSIGRSVAEALGREYVRISLGGLRDEAEIRGHRKTYIGAMPGRIIQSLKKAGTSNPVFVLDEIDKLSNSNHGDPSSALLEVLDPEQNNAFYDNFVELGYDLSKVMFIATSNNMSTIQPALRDRMEIIKMSGYTIEEKVEIAKQHLFPRQLKEHGLTSKDLTIGKKQLEKIIEGYTRESGVRGLEAKIAQVIRNAAKSVAMEEEYNKKVTDEDIVKVLGVPRLERDKYESNDVAGVVTGLAWTSVGGDILFIESLLSPGKGSMTITGNLGNVMKESATIALEYIKANVEQLGLNSELLSKYNIHLHVPEGATPKDGPSAGIAMLTSLVSLFTQKRVKKNIAMTGEITLRGKVLPVGGIKEKILAAKRANIKEIILCHENKSDVDEIKPEYLTGVTFHYVKEMSEVLAIAITDQKVKNAKKL, encoded by the coding sequence ATGTCAAAACATAAAATACTAACTGTTGACAATCTGTCACAACATGAATTTGATTCAGAAGCAGAATTAATTCCATTAATGACACCAGAAGATGAAGAAGAAATGAACAAAGAGATGTTGCCTTTTTCTTTGCCAATTCTTCCGTTGCGTAATATGGTATTATTCCCAGGAGTTGTTATTCCTATTACAGCTGGTAGAGATAAGTCAATTAAACTAATAGATGACGCTAATGCCGAAAGTAAAATTATAGGTGTTGTAGCTCAAAAAAATGAAGATATTGAAGATCCTACTAAAGACGATATTAATGCCATCGGTACTGTTGCCCGTATTTTACGTGTACTTAAAATGCCTGATGGTACTACAACCGTTATCTTACAAGGGAAAAAACGTTTTGAAATTGATGCTATAACTTCAGAGGATCCTTATTTATCAGCTACAATTAAAGATTTTGCTGAAGAAAGACCAGATAGTGAAGATTCTGAATTTATTGCTATTTTGGATTCCATTAAAGAATTGGCTATTCAAATTATCAAGGTAAGTCCTAATATTCCTAGTGAAGCTACTTTTGCCATTAAGAATATCGAAAGCCAATCTTTTTTAATCAATTTTGTTACTTCAAACATGAATTTGTCTGTTAAAGAAAAACAAGATTTATTGGCTATCAATAATTTAAAGGACAGAGCATTAGAAACGCTAAAATATATGAATATCGAGTTGCAAAAAATGGAACTTAAAAACGATATTCAATCTAAAGTGCGTTTCGATTTAGACCAACAACAAAGAGAATATTTTCTTCATCAACAGATGAAAACCATTCAGGAAGAATTGGGTGGATCAACCCAAGAAGAGGAAATGGACGAAATGTTAGCAAAGTCTAAAGAAAAGAATTGGGATGAAAAAACGCAGAAAATTTTTGAAAAAGAATTGACTAAAATGCGTCGAATGAATCCGCAGGCTCCCGATTACAGTATTCAAAGAAATTACTTGGAGTTATTATTGGATTTACCTTGGAATGAGTTTTCTAAAGATAATTTTGATTTAAAAAATGCTCAAAAAATTCTTGATAGAGATCATTTTGGATTAGAAGAAGTTAAGAAGCGAATGATTGAACACTTGGCTGTTTTGAAGCTGAGAAACGATATGAAATCGCCAATTATATGTTTGACAGGGCCTCCGGGAGTGGGTAAAACTTCAATTGGTCGTTCAGTTGCTGAAGCACTTGGAAGAGAATATGTTCGTATTTCTTTAGGTGGATTACGAGACGAAGCGGAAATTCGAGGTCATAGAAAAACTTATATTGGAGCTATGCCGGGAAGAATTATTCAAAGTTTGAAAAAAGCAGGTACTTCTAATCCTGTTTTTGTTTTGGATGAAATCGATAAATTATCTAATAGTAATCATGGTGATCCATCCTCTGCATTGTTAGAAGTTTTAGATCCAGAACAAAATAATGCTTTTTATGATAATTTCGTTGAGTTAGGCTATGATTTGTCTAAGGTAATGTTTATTGCTACTTCAAATAATATGAGTACCATTCAGCCAGCCTTAAGAGACCGAATGGAAATTATCAAAATGTCTGGTTATACTATTGAAGAAAAAGTAGAGATAGCTAAGCAGCATTTATTTCCACGTCAATTAAAAGAGCATGGATTAACTTCTAAAGATTTGACTATTGGGAAAAAACAATTGGAAAAAATCATTGAAGGTTATACTCGTGAATCTGGTGTTCGTGGCCTAGAAGCTAAAATTGCTCAAGTAATTCGTAACGCTGCCAAATCGGTAGCCATGGAAGAAGAATATAACAAAAAAGTTACTGATGAGGATATCGTTAAAGTACTTGGAGTGCCAAGATTGGAGCGTGATAAATACGAAAGCAATGATGTTGCGGGTGTAGTTACAGGTTTAGCTTGGACAAGTGTAGGTGGGGATATTTTATTTATTGAATCATTATTATCTCCAGGAAAAGGAAGTATGACTATTACTGGAAATTTAGGTAATGTCATGAAAGAATCGGCTACGATTGCTTTAGAATATATTAAAGCGAATGTAGAACAATTGGGATTGAATTCAGAATTGTTATCAAAATACAATATCCATTTGCACGTTCCTGAAGGAGCAACTCCAAAAGACGGACCAAGCGCTGGTATTGCAATGTTAACTTCTTTAGTGTCATTATTTACTCAAAAAAGAGTGAAGAAAAATATAGCCATGACTGGAGAAATAACACTTAGAGGAAAAGTATTGCCAGTTGGTGGAATAAAAGAGAAAATATTAGCTGCGAAAAGAGCTAATATCAAAGAAATCATCTTGTGTCATGAAAACAAAAGTGATGTAGATGAAATCAAGCCTGAATACCTAACAGGAGTTACTTTCCATTATGTAAAAGAAATGAGTGAAGTATTAGCCATTGCGATTACAGATCAAAAAGTAAAAAACGCTAAGAAATTGTAG
- the glgB gene encoding 1,4-alpha-glucan branching protein GlgB, with product MSKVISHSLFTDFDINLFKAGKHFRLYEKLGAHLIELNGVQGVYFAVWAPTAHSVSVVGDFNFWTQGEHELYVRWDSSGIWEGFIPNVQKGTNYKYKILSNNQGLVTEKADPFAFYCEKPPQTASVVWDLEHDWKDSDWMKTRKEHNDLDKPYSVYEVHLGSWKRAEGNQFLSYLDLAEDLVSYVKEMGFTHVEFMPVMEYPYDPSWGYQLVGYFAPTSRFGDPQGFMTLVDKLHQAGIGVILDWVPSHFPDDAHGLGYFDGSHLYEHPDRRKGYHPDWKSLVFNYGRNEVRSFLISNALFWLHHYHVDGLRVDAVASMLYLDYSRNDGEWEPNIFGGRENLDTISFLKEFNEVVYANYEGVQTIAEESTSFPMVSRPTSVGGLGFGMKWMMGWMHDTLKYFQRATVYRKYHQNDLTFSMTYTFTENFMLPLSHDEVVYGKKSIADRMPGDEWQRFANLRLLYGYMFTHPGTNLLFMGGEFGQIKEWNFQESLDWHLLQYPVHGGAQQYVKDLNNLYKSEPALYQKQFSPEGFEWINYSDNLNAVISYIRKGNDTKDDLIVICNFTQMVRKNYRIGVPRKGKLKEIFNSDSIKYQGSNVENINDVKIESSPYDGRDYSVEIVIPPLSVTVYKYL from the coding sequence ATGAGTAAAGTTATTTCGCATTCCCTTTTTACTGATTTTGATATTAACTTATTCAAAGCTGGAAAACATTTTAGATTGTATGAAAAGTTAGGTGCACATTTGATTGAATTAAATGGAGTTCAAGGTGTTTATTTTGCAGTTTGGGCTCCTACAGCACATTCGGTTTCTGTAGTGGGAGATTTTAATTTCTGGACTCAAGGAGAACACGAACTTTATGTTAGATGGGATTCTTCGGGAATTTGGGAAGGATTTATTCCAAACGTACAAAAAGGTACAAATTACAAGTACAAGATATTATCGAATAATCAAGGTTTAGTTACAGAAAAAGCCGATCCATTTGCTTTTTATTGTGAAAAACCGCCCCAAACTGCATCTGTAGTTTGGGATTTAGAGCATGATTGGAAAGATTCTGACTGGATGAAAACCAGAAAGGAACATAATGATTTAGATAAACCATATTCGGTTTATGAAGTTCATTTGGGTTCATGGAAACGTGCAGAAGGCAATCAATTTTTAAGTTATTTAGACTTAGCCGAAGATTTAGTGAGTTATGTCAAAGAAATGGGATTTACTCATGTTGAGTTTATGCCTGTTATGGAGTATCCTTATGATCCTTCATGGGGATATCAATTAGTAGGCTATTTTGCACCAACCTCTCGATTTGGTGATCCACAAGGCTTTATGACTTTAGTAGATAAATTACATCAAGCAGGAATTGGAGTTATTTTAGATTGGGTTCCTTCGCATTTTCCAGATGATGCTCATGGTTTAGGTTATTTTGATGGTTCTCATTTGTATGAACATCCAGACAGAAGAAAAGGTTATCATCCAGATTGGAAAAGTTTGGTGTTTAATTACGGAAGAAATGAAGTACGCTCTTTTTTAATTAGTAATGCTTTATTTTGGTTGCATCATTATCATGTTGATGGCTTAAGAGTAGATGCTGTAGCCTCTATGTTATATTTAGATTATTCTAGAAATGATGGTGAATGGGAGCCTAATATTTTTGGTGGAAGAGAAAACTTAGATACGATTAGTTTTCTTAAAGAATTCAATGAAGTAGTTTATGCTAACTATGAAGGAGTTCAGACTATTGCTGAGGAAAGTACTTCTTTTCCAATGGTTTCTAGACCAACATCTGTAGGTGGACTTGGATTTGGTATGAAGTGGATGATGGGGTGGATGCATGATACCTTAAAATATTTCCAAAGAGCAACAGTGTATAGAAAATACCATCAAAATGATTTGACTTTTTCAATGACCTATACTTTTACCGAAAATTTCATGTTGCCTTTATCGCACGATGAAGTGGTTTATGGTAAAAAATCAATAGCCGACAGAATGCCTGGGGATGAATGGCAACGATTTGCTAATTTACGTTTGCTTTATGGTTATATGTTTACGCACCCAGGAACTAATTTGTTGTTTATGGGGGGGGAGTTTGGACAAATTAAAGAATGGAATTTTCAAGAAAGTTTAGATTGGCATTTACTGCAATACCCTGTACATGGTGGAGCTCAACAATATGTTAAGGATTTAAATAATCTATATAAATCGGAACCAGCTTTATATCAAAAACAATTTAGTCCAGAGGGGTTTGAATGGATTAATTATTCCGATAATCTAAATGCGGTTATCTCTTATATTAGAAAAGGAAATGATACTAAAGATGATTTGATTGTTATTTGTAATTTTACCCAAATGGTTCGTAAAAATTATCGAATAGGGGTTCCTAGAAAAGGAAAACTTAAAGAAATTTTCAACAGTGATTCAATTAAATATCAAGGTAGTAATGTGGAGAATATAAACGATGTGAAAATTGAATCTTCGCCTTATGACGGTAGAGATTATTCGGTTGAAATAGTAATTCCACCTTTAAGTGTTACTGTTTATAAATATTTATAG
- a CDS encoding M48 family metallopeptidase — MKKNFVFLGIATLGLVYSCATNPLTGKKTLNFVSNSELFPSSFQQYGTFLKENKVISGTADAKKVESVGVKIKVAAERYLASLGQTDYLKDYQWEYKLVDSKEVNAWCMPGGKIVVYSGILPITKNDAGLATVMGHEVSHALANHGAQRMSASQLQALGAAGVAAATGSQSVEKQKMWQQYYGIGSQVGVMLPFSRSHETEADKIGLILMAIAGYNPDEAINFWTRMSANSGGQAPAEFLSTHPSDATRIANLKAMIPEAKAVAAKFGVVFK; from the coding sequence ATGAAAAAGAATTTTGTATTTCTAGGGATTGCAACATTAGGTTTGGTTTATTCTTGTGCAACAAATCCGTTGACAGGAAAAAAAACCTTGAATTTTGTTTCTAATAGTGAATTATTTCCATCTTCGTTTCAACAATATGGGACTTTTTTAAAGGAGAATAAAGTGATTTCAGGAACAGCTGATGCTAAGAAAGTAGAGTCAGTTGGAGTTAAAATTAAAGTTGCCGCTGAACGTTATTTGGCTTCTCTTGGACAAACGGATTATTTGAAAGATTATCAATGGGAATATAAATTAGTTGATAGTAAGGAGGTAAATGCCTGGTGTATGCCGGGAGGTAAAATTGTAGTTTATTCAGGAATTTTGCCAATAACAAAAAATGATGCAGGACTGGCAACTGTTATGGGACACGAAGTTTCTCATGCATTAGCTAATCATGGAGCACAACGTATGAGTGCTTCTCAATTACAAGCTTTAGGGGCTGCGGGTGTTGCAGCTGCAACTGGAAGTCAAAGTGTCGAAAAACAAAAAATGTGGCAACAATATTATGGAATTGGTTCTCAGGTAGGAGTAATGCTTCCTTTTAGCAGAAGTCATGAAACTGAAGCAGATAAAATAGGTTTAATATTAATGGCAATTGCGGGTTATAATCCTGATGAAGCTATTAATTTTTGGACAAGAATGTCAGCTAATTCAGGAGGGCAGGCTCCAGCTGAGTTTTTAAGTACCCACCCATCTGATGCCACTAGAATAGCTAATTTAAAAGCTATGATTCCTGAAGCTAAAGCTGTAGCAGCTAAGTTTGGAGTTGTTTTTAAATAA